From one Lotus japonicus ecotype B-129 chromosome 3, LjGifu_v1.2 genomic stretch:
- the LOC130747581 gene encoding chloroplast protein FOR GROWTH AND FERTILITY 2-like — protein MDRLLLQSPSLNTAIRRKPFTPTTTRSHSTARFKSSSSPFSFRMICKHQNPSPFSSSTTPCFASSVPLEDSSDAHIPKSQPLNQITDGDSKNPKAITARTFVLLSALVMLLIQPAFAPAAFATFQNAAKTGGPALIRNELVSSAWTGFFAGCLHTLSGPDHLAALAPLSIGRTRMESAAVGALWGCGHDAGQVIFGLIFLLLKDRLHIEIIQTWGTRVVGLTLLVIGAMGIKEASEVPTPCVALENGECNVGVYESLDNPAVGKKKIGFATFATGIVHGLQPDALMMVLPALALPSRVSGAAFLIMFLLGTVVAMGSYTVFIGSCSEALKDRIPRITEKLTWASSLIAIALGFAILISQFFGFSLY, from the exons ATGGATAGGCTTCTACTACAATCCCCTTCTCTCAACACCGCTATTCGCCGCAAACCCTTCACTCCGACCACCACTCGTTCTCATTCCACCGCTAGATTCAAATCATCTTCTTCCCCTTTCAGTTTCAGGATGATTTGCAAGCATCAAAACCCATCTCCATTTTCCTCTTCCACCACTCCCTGCTTCGCCTCATCGGTTCCACTCGAAGATTCTTCTGATGCCCACATACCCAAATCCCAACCCCTCAATCAGATCACTGATGGGGACTCGAAAAACCCAAAG gCAATAACAGCTCGGACATTTGTATTACTCTCTGCTCTTGTTATGCTTTTAATTCAACCAGCTTTTGCACCAGCAGCTTTTGCAACCTTCCAAAATGCGGCCAAGACCGGTGGTCCTGCACTAATCCGCAATGAGCTTGTAAGTAGTGCTTGGACTGGTTTCTTTGCTGGTTGCTTGCACACGCTATCGGGGCCTGACCACCTTGCAGCTTTGGCTCCATTGTCAATTGGCCGTACCCGGATGGAGAGTGCTGCTGTTGGAGCCCTTTGGGGTTGCGGCCATGATGCTGGACAGGTTATCTTTGGCTTAATATTTTTGCTCCTGAAAGATCGACTTCACATTGAAATTATTCAAACTTGGGGCACTCGAGTGGTGGGGCTTACCTTGCTAGTTATCGGTGCTATGGGAATTAAAGAAGCTTCAGAAGTACCTACCCCATGCGTTGCCTTGGAAAATGGCGAATGCAATGTCGGCGTCTATGAGTCACTTGATAATCCTGCagtaggaaagaagaagattggTTTTGCTACTTTTGCGACTGGAATAGTTCATGGACTGCAACCAGACGCGTTGATGATGGTGTTGCCTGCTCTTGCTTTGCCTTCTCGCGTGTCTGGTGCTGCATTTCTCATCATGTTCTTACTAGGAACTGTAGTTGCAATGGGGAGCTATACAGTATTTATAGGATCATGTAGCGAGGCACTAAAGGATAGAATACCTAGAATCACTGAGAAACTCACTTGGGCTTCTTCTCTTATTGCAATAGCCCTTGGATTTGCCATCCTTATCAGCCAGTTTTTCGGGTTTAGCCTGTACTGA
- the LOC130747582 gene encoding uncharacterized protein LOC130747582 yields MNSQNHEASKNPRLSGRSSTSCPSPSLSCKTCGCGKEVILYRSNSKNNPGKLFWRCPDWKEKGTCGFFEWDKGVAAEDGMQGSSNLNEDINDIMEKRIASLREDVKEIVHRAIIKLCEDMNEKDNKIEMMKMKLETEGLKINVLLFFLGITLAVAVSKFF; encoded by the exons ATGAATTCTCAGAACCACGAAGCATCGAAGAACCCAAGGCTCAGTGGTCGTTCATCCACATCTTGTCCTTCACCCTCACTTTCATGCAAGACCTGTGGCTGTGGGAAAGAGGTAATTCTCTACCGATCCAATTCCAAGAATAACCCAGGAAAGCTATTTTGGAGGTGCCCTGATTGGAAG GAGAAAGGGACTTGTGGTTTTTTCGAATGGGATAAAGGTGTTGCTGCTGAAGATGGTATGCAGGGTTCTTCAAATCTGAATGAAGACATAAATGACATTATGGAAAAAAGGATTGCTAGTTTGAGGGAAGATGTTAAGGAAATAGTGCACAGGGCAATTATTAAGTTATGTGAAGACATGAATGAGAAGGACAACAAAattgagatgatgaagatgaagctggAAACAGAGGGATTGAAGATTAATGTGCTCTTGTTCTTTTTAGGCATTACTTTGGCTGTAGCAGTGTCAAAGTTTTTCTAG
- the LOC130747584 gene encoding CDP-diacylglycerol--inositol 3-phosphatidyltransferase 1-like: MAKKPGPRPSKISVYLYIPNIIGYIRVILNCVAFYLCFTNKILFSILYFFSFVCDAVDGWCARKFNQVSTFGAVLDMITDRISTACLLVVLSQVYKPGLIFLSLLALDIASHWLQMYSTFLAGKASHKDVKDSSNWLFRAYYGNRMFMAYCCVSCEVLYLTLFYLSETQTGKLVDVVSSNLQKISLISFLIGTTLFGWATKQVINVIQMKTAADVCVLYDMDKKRSN; encoded by the exons ATGGCCAAGAAACCTGGACCGAGACCCAGTAAAATATCTGTGTACCTTTACATTCCGAATATCATTG GATACATCCGGGTTATTTTAAACTGTGTTGCCTTCTATCTTTGTTTTACAAACAAAATCCTTTTCTCTATTCTCTATTTTTTCAG CTTTGTATGTGATGCTGTGGATGGCTGGTGTGCTCGTAAATTCAATCAAG TGTCGACCTTTGGAGCCGTGCTTGACATGATAACAGACAG GATTAGCACTGCTTGTCTACTTGTAGTTCTTTCACAAGTGTACAA GCCTGGCTTGATCTTCTTGTCATTGCTCGCCTTAGATATTGCCAGCCACTGGCTGCAAATGTACAG CACTTTCTTGGCGGGCAAGGCTAGTCATAAAGATGTAAAAGACAGCAGCAATTGGCTTTTCAGGGCATATTATGGAAATAGGATGTTTATGGCTTACTGCTGCGTCTCATGTGAG GTTCTTTACTTAACTCTGTTTTATCTTTCGGAGACTCAAACAGGGAAATTGGTGGAT GTTGTATCGAGTAATCTCCAAAAGATATCATTGATTTCTTTCCTAATTGGTACTACTTTATTTGGATGGGCAACCAAGCAAGTTATAAATGTTATTCAG ATGAAGACAGCAGCAGACGTGTGTGTGCTTTATGACATGGACAAAAAACGCAGCAACTGA